Below is a window of Deltaproteobacteria bacterium DNA.
TGTGGATTGATGATCTGGTCGCTTGTCGCAATCCTGCCGCTCGTGTCGCGATCGATTGCGTGGAGTAGTTCAAGCACCGGGTCCGCGAGTGTGTAGGCAAACGGCCGTCTGTCCTTGTCTTCCAGTGGGACGGCCCGCCGTGTCTGGCGGCGTGCGAACTTGACCGCGGCCCACCACTCCTCGGAGGAGAGTCCGTCCGGAGGCCGGAGCCGTCGCAAGTGTTCCCAGTGCTGATATCGCCCTCCGGGCGCCGCTCCAACCCCTCCTTTCACAAGGATCTCGCCCATCCGCTTCACTTGGGCCGGCTCCTTGAGGTTCAACAGGATGTCCTCGCAACTGAGTGGGGTTGGGGGGATCTTCATCTGCTTGTGGTGAATGAAAAACTAATTGAGTTATAAATTAGGTTTTACGTCTTGCCTTGTCAAGGCGGTTGTCCCAGGAAGGCCGATGGTGTCCTGGGGCTGTCCCGATGGCTGTCCCGCCGATTTGGTGACGGGAGTTGTGGGCCGCGACGGTTGTTGTTTTTTCGACGCACCTCATGTAAGAGATACCCCTTGAATTTTCTTGAAATTGGGAGGAGCCCATGGCCAAGCCTGCTGAAGAGTTGCAAACCACGATGGACAACATCCCCTACTTCTACAAGTGGCAGAAGGGCGAAGGAGTCGACGTTGTCGACACGTTCTTCATCCAGGACCTGAAGGAGGTGCCGCTCAAGTGGTGGGACCGCATGGGCGGTGACGGGACCCTGTTCAACATGGAGGGAGCGGGTGATGCCACCGGCGCCTACATCGTCGAGATCGCGCCGGGCAAGAGCCTGAACCCCATGCGCCACCTCTACGAGGAGCTGATCCTGGTGGTGCAGGGCCGCGGCGCCACCACCATCTGGAACGACAACGGCGCCAAGCAGACCTTCGAGTGGCAGGAAGGGAGCCTCATTTCGGTGCCGTTGAACGTGCATCACCAGCACTTCAATGGCCAAGGCGACAAGCCGGCGCGGCTGTTCTCGGTCAACAACATGCCCATCGTCTTCAGCCTGTTCCACAACGAGCAATTCATCTTCAACACGCCCTACGACTTCCAGGACCGCTTCGACGGCCGTCCGGACTTCTTCTCGAGCAAGGGCACGCAGCACCCCGGCCGCATCTGGGAGACCAACTTCATCGCCGACACCCGCACCTTCAACCTGCAGGAGTGGAAGGAGCGCGGCGCGGGCGGCAAGAACGTCTTCCTGGAAATGTGCGACGGCACCATGGCCGCGCACATCTCGGAGTTCCCGGTAGGGACCTACAAGAAGGCCCACCGCCACGGGCCCGGCTTCAACGTCATCATCATCAAGGGACAGGGTTTCTCGCTGTTCTGGTGGGAAGGCGAGGAGCCCAAGCGTTATGACTGGCAGGATGGCAGCGTGTTCGTGCCGCCCGAGATGATGTTCCACCAGCACTTCAATCTCGGCCCCAGCGGCGCGCGCTACCTGCCGTTGCGTTTCGGCGGGATCAAACACAGCATGGGCGAGGGCTACGGAGACATCTCCAAGGTGGACAAGGACGTGAAGTCCGGCGGCAACCAGATCGAGTACTACGACCAGCCGGCGTACATCCGCGAGATGTTCGAGTCGGACATGACCAAGCTCGGGGCCGAGTCGCGCATGGACGGCAACGTCTACGTCAAGCCCGCCGCGTAGGATAGAGGCCTTTTGATGGAGGGAGGAGGCCTTGGGGCTTCCTCCCTTTTTTTGTCCGTAGAGGGAACACGCCGGTACGGCGACTTGCAGGGTACGGGACGCCGGCACGGTCCGATGCCATGATGGCTCCGATCATCCTGACGATACTATCCTATCTCCTGGGATCGATTTCCGCGGGTTTCCTGGTGGGATCGTCCTCGGGCGTGGACGTGCGCAGCGCCGGGAGCGGCAACATCGGCGCCACCAACGTGGCCCGGACGCTGGGCTGGAAGAAGGGCCTCGTCACGTTGCTTGCCGATGTCGCCAAGGGTTGCCTGCCCGTGCTGGCGGCGCACCTGCTGGACCT
It encodes the following:
- a CDS encoding cupin domain-containing protein codes for the protein MAKPAEELQTTMDNIPYFYKWQKGEGVDVVDTFFIQDLKEVPLKWWDRMGGDGTLFNMEGAGDATGAYIVEIAPGKSLNPMRHLYEELILVVQGRGATTIWNDNGAKQTFEWQEGSLISVPLNVHHQHFNGQGDKPARLFSVNNMPIVFSLFHNEQFIFNTPYDFQDRFDGRPDFFSSKGTQHPGRIWETNFIADTRTFNLQEWKERGAGGKNVFLEMCDGTMAAHISEFPVGTYKKAHRHGPGFNVIIIKGQGFSLFWWEGEEPKRYDWQDGSVFVPPEMMFHQHFNLGPSGARYLPLRFGGIKHSMGEGYGDISKVDKDVKSGGNQIEYYDQPAYIREMFESDMTKLGAESRMDGNVYVKPAA